In the genome of Raphanus sativus cultivar WK10039 chromosome 9, ASM80110v3, whole genome shotgun sequence, the window CATCACAAGCAATGAATGAAAGCCATCTTATCAAAATCTTTCACAAACAGGACTGATGACTGTTCGTTATAAGAGACCTTTCAACATTCTACAAAAAGACAAATTTAGCACATAAAAATTTATGCACTTCACATACATTAATTAGAAAAGGTAAAATGCTAAACAAGAGCCCTGAGAATCTTCTTGGCAGGAGAAAAACAACTCAACAGACCTAAACTCTACTCATTGCTTTCAGGAGATTCACCACCAGGGTTCGGATTGTTGAAGCCACCGCTCGGCGGAGCAGCAGCAGTAGCAGCAGCTGGATTTGTTTGATAAGGAGGAGGCGGAGGAAGAGGAAGTCCATTATAATTGGGAGGCGGTCCACCACCTTGTCCTGGTAATGGAGCCATGCCTGGTGGCCTAAGCATACCGTTTTGTGGTGGTGGAGGTAGAGGAGCACCAGGCGGTGCCATCATCTGTGGTACTCCAGGAGGAGGCATGTAAcctggcaaaaaaaaattaaaatattacattctaactataaaaaaaaaaactgaaccatCTATGTTATGTAAGTAGACTAGTAACAGAAAGTACCTTGACCAGGCATCATGGGTCTAGGGAGAACAGGAGGTCGCATTCCCATAGGCATAGGCATCATAGGGAGGCGAGGTCTCGCGAGCATATGCTGGTTAAACGCACCACCAACCTGATTGTACGCTGCAGCTTGGCCAAGATGCTCTTTGATTCTCTGATCAATCAGACTTTGAGTTTGTTGTTCCTCAAACTGCTGATAGTATATCCGCACATTCGCCTGAAAAATAATCATCAAAGCTATTAACAAAGGTCTTATATACACCAgacaaaaacaatataaaactagTTTATGTAAAACCTTGTGTTTGTAACCGGCGTTGTGCTGCTTCCTCACCGATGgctgacagaaaaaaaaaaaaagagtgataAGAGAAGTTACATGATAGGTTATCATTTTGATATGTGATAACAACTCAGAAACATCATTGATAGGTGAGATCACAACTCAAATAGTGGTTTTAAAGACAAAAAGGCAAGAAGCGAACCAATGTACCAAGTTAATAACCTACTGGTTTAAAAAATGGAATCTAAACCGGAAACCTAACCGGTACGGCCGTAGATCAATTTGCCAAGTTCATCAATCGAAAGAAAGAGAGATTTGGACTTACGGAATCGTGGGTGAGATAAGTGTCGCAATAATCACAGTAATACCTGCGAAAAATCAAcattaaaaagtaattaaaaacCTAACATAATTATCTAAGTTTATTATACTTAAGATCTAGAAGAACCCTATACCTCGGCATCTTTCAGAGCTTCGGGAGGAGCAgcgagaggaagaagaagaaagtgcaGTAgagtcgattttttttttgtttgtctaatttttcaataaaaagGATGATTTTAATCTAACGGTACAGATTTGTCTATGATATCTGACGGATATTAATAAGCGGAGAAGTATCTCAATTGAAGCGACGCCGTTTCACAACAAATGGAGTTTAGTAGACAAAGCCACTGGTTTAAGCAAATGTTTTGGTAAAGATTTTATCTCTTGGGTGTTTAGTACTAAAGTTTGGTCACTGTATAAGGTAAGAGTGAATGcattttcttttggttgttCTTGTTGGTTGCAAGTTTTGTTAGTTATGAGTCACAAGTCACAAGCAGCTGCTCAGAACTGCTACAACAACAATGGCAGAAAATAAAAGGTTGGGCTAATGGGTCAACCCGGTTCATGATTCGGACCAATCTTGAATAGATGCATCTGTGTCTAAATCCAAATCTCATTGGGGGTTAAAGATTTAACCATCAAATTAAAAGATGTAACTTCATTGCAAATAgatcatctttttcttctttttcatttttatatttctggAAATAACGATTTGTAATTTATGTTTTTCAATGAAATTCATGTAGacattttttgattttattaacaTCAAATTCATTGAATTttctctttagtttttttttatgatctTATATTGTCTTTAGAAGAATGATTTAgtgtttcaaatattttaaaaaaggagaGATCAGATTATCTTTGCTACAACAAATCCAAACAGCACAACACACATGGAGAAGGACTACAACAACAGTCAACAGACAGGTTCAGCCCTTGCTGAACCCCTTGATCAGACTCAGCACCCAACAATCCCTAAAGACCCTAACAAATTTGGAAAATAATCTCTGTATTGATTTATAGACAGAACCAGTCTCTTCCTGCAGATTAAGCAGAAATACGAAAAGCTAACAAACCCGTGGAAGCTGTGACTTGAATTAGACAGGTAATAGGCTTCATCTTAGTCGCTTGTCCCTGAGCCTAAAGTGTTGTTTTTGTCCTCTGTAAATGATACCAATGGAGAGCATTTTGGACTCCAGTCTTCAGAGATACTAGTGTTTGAAACTCTAgcattgttgttgttgagcTGGCCCAAGAAACTTTTCTCTGCTGAGCTTAATGATCCAATATCATTTTCACCTTCTTGGATAGACCGGTGGCTGAgatgttcttgttgttgttgttgtccttcttcttctcctcctgaTTCTGAATCTGTTCCTTGTGATTCACAGCTGACTTCCATGTCTTGTGCATTGTCAGAGTCAGAATCAGTTTGGGAATTTGACGAGTGGGATGGTGAATACCCTTCTGATCCGCTTGAGGTTTCTTCACGTTCCGCTAGTGTTCTAGTAATGAGTGTCTTAAGCAAGTTCATCACTTGAACCGCATGCATAAGAGCCGTTAATGGATCTGTCATCTACAGTCACAAGATTCAGTAACTTCATTGAATGTTAAAACGCAAGTAGGTTATGTTTGTGTTGTGTTTTTACCTGAGTCATGTTAGGAGCAAAAACCATGGCTATATTCCTCGCGTTCATCTTGTTAAACTCTTCTTCCTCAACAACATCAGCCATAAGATCAACAGCCCAACTGAGCAAAGCAGACTCAGTAGGCTTAAGCTGCTTGATGAGTTGAACAGAGTCTTCCTCTGTGTTGCAGTTAAGAACTTCCTCAGGAGAAAGACCGTCAAGAACTCCACAAGGTAACTCTCTGAACCAAGCTTTGATAAGACCAGCCAAGCAATGCACATCAATGTTCTCAGGAACAATACCTCTGTTCAGTTGGTCTCTCACATGTTCCTCTTGGCTGTTCTCAGGGTTTATCCTAAAGATCCCTTCGGCCTATTTTTTTATCCACACAAACaagattaacaaaaaaaaaggcaatggattcagtttggtttgtgGGATGTCTTTCTTTACCTTGAGACCATGTTGAGAATAGAGTCTTTGTTGCATTAGTAATAGAATGGTTGGGACACTGTTTCCTTTCTCGTCATAAGAACATTGCATTGATTCCGCAGAGACACCAAACACGCTCACGCTGCATTTTATCCAGAAAACAAAAGCTTTTAGAACTTAAGTGTTAATCTTAATAATGCCTTAAATCTAGATgtaacagtaaaaaaaaaactcattagCTTTATAAGTAAAGTTAGAAAACCTGTTCAATTcaatctaagaaaaaaataaggaaatccagttttaaattttataaatattagtgtaactaattgtattttattattttcatcattaattttaaattaaaaatctaataaggAGGTTTGTTTCAAACGAGCTTCTCCATACTTTTTCTAGAGTTTTTAAGTTTAATTCGCAGATTATTTCCAACATTAAGAAACTTTCAAATTATAGCCATAGAAATGTAGATCTTGCTGATAAATGTCCTAAAAGAATCCAATTAAGAAGTATTTATTAAGCTAATCCAACAACTAATTGCAGATCCAGATTCAAAATTCAAAGCTTTTAATAATGTGTAATAAAGATAAGTAACACTAGAGATTTAAAAAAGTAGTAAATCCAAAAGAGTTACCTAGCACTGGGGACACGACACGGGATCNNNNNNNNNNNNNNNNNNNNNNNNNNNNNNNNNNNNNNNNNNNNNNNNNNNNNNNNNNNNNNNNNNNNNNNNNNNNNNNNNNNNNNNNNNNNNNNNNNNNgtttcctcggtattttctcgatattttgtcagaaatttccgaggaactcattttctctcggtatttccctcagaatctgcgtgttttcttgtagtgcactATTAAGAACAAAACTTCTCCCTACCAACCTCACTGCATACTAGTCTCATTTAGTGACATTAACTAAATCGTTACATGTGCATAACTTAAAGACTTTAAAGAGAGGAGAGGTGCTacaagaaatataatatttctatctTGTTACTGAAAGTGAATCGAAACAGCATATATGATCGACCATTGACTCAACCGGATCTTTAAATAAGCCATCAAACTATCGCTACATTGAACTCAAAAAGAAAGCTCAAGAATGAGACTTTAGTGATCCAGTTTGTGTAATATATTGTTGTTTGATAACACGATTTACTGCATATCATAGGCTATATGATGCAGCATACGGTGAAAGTGACCCACGAGAACATGATATCAATC includes:
- the LOC108846253 gene encoding U1 small nuclear ribonucleoprotein C, with protein sequence MPRYYCDYCDTYLTHDSPSVRKQHNAGYKHKANVRIYYQQFEEQQTQSLIDQRIKEHLGQAAAYNQVGGAFNQHMLARPRLPMMPMPMGMRPPVLPRPMMPGQGYMPPPGVPQMMAPPGAPLPPPPQNGMLRPPGMAPLPGQGGGPPPNYNGLPLPPPPPYQTNPAAATAAAPPSGGFNNPNPGGESPESNE
- the LOC108847072 gene encoding rho GTPase-activating protein 2 (The sequence of the model RefSeq protein was modified relative to this genomic sequence to represent the inferred CDS: added 326 bases not found in genome assembly); the encoded protein is MTGLVMVTKGVGCAGRKGGGGKGKSTAEEEEEEQNQQLSLVEFLLTALRKSVVSCRVDNRQEDRGGGGISSAAVHQMEIGWPTNVRHITHVTFDRFHGFLGLPHELQVEIPCRVPSASVSVFGVSAESMQCSYDEKGNSVPTILLLMQQRLYSQHGLKAEGIFRINPENSQEEHVRDQLNRGIVPENIDVHCLAGLIKAWFRELPCGVLDGLSPEEVLNCNTEEDSVQLIKQLKPTESALLSWAVDLMADVVEEEEFNKMNARNIAMVFAPNMTQMTDPLTALMHAVQVMNLLKTLITRTLAEREETSSGSEGYSPSHSSNSQTDSDSDNAQDMEVSCESQGTDSESGGEEEGQQQQQEHLSHRSIQEGENDIGSLSSAEKSFLGQLNNNNARVSNTSISEDWSPKCSPLVSFTEDKNNTLGSGTSD